From a single Triplophysa rosa linkage group LG17, Trosa_1v2, whole genome shotgun sequence genomic region:
- the LOC130567864 gene encoding uncharacterized protein LOC130567864 has protein sequence MTYRMPNFTLEQKLFLLRRIHAVVDTVQDFRKDTNTTVHRNAVWAELAQAFNTAFPNRPPSSIGSLKTLWKRLKVECRVALQKRQEQQAAGLPVSTLTQVQRQVIALVPNLTSCLEEIDGDDSIASGRSGSPGAVKGFLGTNGSEHEDPEHSQNNEPDSKENLAIDLGLATHTQPPVNSGIPPGPGSSPPLPKRFRSRSRSSYPILLYPSHAGSTSGSASRTHALNSDTVHRDFAVSRVPAGGSAENSSTVTDSTKWEARRQELFELEHQQTMSLLLLQQCVWEEKRKAVKQKEKAAQAKKRYYQAKLLKMGTEIPLSSSDSEDDDHPQT, from the exons ATGACATACCGCATGCCAAACTTCACCTTGGAACAGAAGCTGTTCCTGCTAAGGAGAATTCATGCGGTGGTGGACACAGTTCAGGATTTTCGGAAGGACACCAACACCACTGTGCACCGGAACGCTGTGTGGGCAGAGCTGGCTCAGGCCTTTAATACGGCGTTCCCTAATCGACCACCCAGCAGCATTGGGTCCCTGAAGACACTGTGGAAGCGGCTGAAAGTGGAATGTCGTGTGGCTCTTCAGAAACGACAGGAGCAGCAGGCCGCTGGGCTTCCTGTGTCCACACTTACTCAG GTGCAGAGACAAGTGATTGCTCTGGTTCCAAACCTGACCTCCTGTCTGGAAGAAATAGATGGAGACGACAGCATTGCCTCGGGTAGGAGCGGATCACCTGGAGCAG TGAAAGGGTTCTTGGGCACTAATGGAAGTGAACATGAAGATCCTGAGCACAGTCAAAATAAT GAACCTGACAGCAAGGAGAACTTAGCCATTGACCTTGGCCTGGCCACACATACCCAGCCACCAGTTAACTCTGGGATTCCTCCTGGCCCTGGCTCCTCTCCACCCCTCCCCAAACGTTTCCGGTCACGTTCCAGATCCAGTTATCCCATTCTCCTCTATCCCAGCCATGCCGGAAGCACCTCAGGCTCGGCATCAAGGACTCACGCCTTGAACTCTGACACCGTACACAGAGATTTTGCAGTTTCACGTGTCCCTGCTGGAGGATCAGCTGAGAACTCATCAACGGTGACAGATTCCACAAAATGGGAGGCTCGCAGACAGGAACTGTTTGAACTGGAGCATCAGCAGACAATGAGCCTGTTGCTCCTGCAGCAGTGTGTGTGGGAGGAGAAGAGAAAAGctgtgaaacagaaagagaaagcCGCACAGGCCAAAAAGAGATATTATCAAGCAAAACTGCTGAAGATGGGTACAGAAATTCCGCTCTCTAGCAGTGACAGTGAGGACGATGACCATCCACAGACCTGA